In Salinigranum marinum, one DNA window encodes the following:
- a CDS encoding DUF7116 family protein has product MAPVTMPPVEEARTIFRRLGYEVSGNGPELLAERKWRTVRVTATSSRSAGALADGGTIRESDYQFQCFVTWADRTGELASRLRQSAPDFEWAVIGVESGADDYEVVHGSDPVPA; this is encoded by the coding sequence ATGGCCCCTGTTACCATGCCACCCGTGGAAGAGGCCCGGACGATCTTCCGCCGCCTCGGCTACGAGGTGTCGGGGAACGGCCCGGAACTGCTGGCCGAACGCAAGTGGCGGACCGTCCGCGTGACCGCCACCTCCTCCCGATCCGCCGGCGCACTCGCCGACGGCGGGACGATCCGCGAGAGTGACTATCAGTTCCAGTGTTTCGTCACCTGGGCCGACAGAACAGGGGAACTCGCCAGCCGCCTCCGACAGTCCGCGCCCGACTTCGAGTGGGCGGTCATCGGGGTCGAATCGGGAGCAGACGACTACGAGGTCGTCCACGGCTCCGACCCCGTGCCGGCGTAA
- a CDS encoding metal-dependent hydrolase, producing the protein MFVGHSALAFAVVAGLAARRWQWPRRDALAVGLVAGAFAAVPDIDMLYAPIGLLGTRLDALALASAFWSTSTVVHRGVTHSLVVAGLVAVVAAAYVLGRRRRSRPLVVAAALFGAALAAGIAAVAGTLGGLVTVAFVVSAVVVSEVTIRRTTLGVGPVAAAAVFGLLSHPFGDVFTGTPPAFLYPFDAVLLAERVALAGDPTLHLLAAFAVELLTVWLAVGVLFDRSDARLRDATLPRVAVAAGYAVSVFLIPPPTLDLSYPFVLSVVAVGAVGAVPRIRIVGDRRVSVPDRTTALVTALSAVTVAWAAYAVAYLLL; encoded by the coding sequence GTGTTCGTCGGCCACTCCGCCCTCGCGTTCGCGGTCGTCGCCGGGCTCGCCGCCCGGCGCTGGCAGTGGCCACGCCGGGACGCCCTCGCGGTCGGCCTCGTCGCGGGCGCGTTCGCCGCGGTCCCCGACATCGACATGTTGTACGCGCCCATTGGCCTCCTCGGCACCCGTCTCGACGCGCTCGCGCTCGCCTCGGCGTTCTGGTCGACGTCGACGGTCGTCCACCGCGGCGTGACCCACTCGCTCGTCGTCGCGGGCCTGGTCGCCGTCGTCGCCGCCGCGTACGTCCTCGGGCGGCGCCGGCGGTCTCGCCCGCTCGTCGTCGCGGCGGCCCTCTTCGGGGCCGCTCTCGCCGCGGGTATCGCCGCCGTCGCCGGCACGCTCGGCGGCCTGGTCACCGTGGCGTTCGTCGTGAGCGCGGTCGTGGTCAGCGAGGTCACGATCCGGCGCACGACGCTCGGCGTGGGCCCGGTCGCCGCGGCGGCGGTGTTCGGCCTGCTATCGCACCCGTTCGGCGACGTGTTCACCGGAACGCCGCCGGCGTTTCTCTACCCGTTCGACGCCGTCTTGCTCGCCGAGCGCGTCGCCCTCGCGGGCGATCCGACGCTGCACTTGCTCGCCGCGTTCGCGGTCGAACTCCTGACTGTCTGGCTCGCGGTGGGCGTGCTGTTCGACCGCTCGGACGCGCGGCTCCGCGACGCGACGCTCCCGCGGGTCGCCGTCGCGGCGGGGTACGCCGTGAGCGTCTTTCTCATCCCGCCGCCGACGCTCGACCTCTCGTACCCGTTCGTGTTGAGCGTCGTCGCGGTCGGGGCGGTCGGAGCGGTCCCCCGGATCCGGATCGTCGGCGACCGCCGGGTGTCGGTCCCGGATCGGACGACGGCGCTCGTCACCGCGCTGTCGGCCGTGACCGTCGCGTGGGCCGCCTACGCCGTGGCGTATCTCCTCCTGTGA
- a CDS encoding helix-turn-helix transcriptional regulator: MKRGESAEAFETVARRRELLALLADQPLDKASIVRRLDVSRSTVNRALSALESYGFVDRIDGQYTTTTAGDLVRRHLCETLSTVEGLMQARPLLAAADLDPPPALFRDATVVTADEDRHGPVRFLVDLLTDATAVCSAGAVFRGDVPTPVRERLLDDDTLRMELLTSRETVDRMRAYHEPELRTLVSSPRHDLRIADDCRGTTVAVVDAEGEETAVLVCYDETGEPIGLAHAADPASVAWARERIERSWEAASPATEALGQF; encoded by the coding sequence ATGAAACGGGGGGAGTCAGCTGAGGCGTTCGAGACGGTCGCGCGCCGTCGCGAGTTGCTCGCATTGCTCGCCGACCAGCCGCTCGACAAGGCCTCCATCGTTCGTCGACTGGACGTCTCACGGTCGACGGTCAACCGCGCGCTGTCGGCGCTCGAATCGTACGGGTTCGTCGACCGGATCGACGGGCAATACACCACGACGACGGCCGGGGATCTCGTGCGCCGGCACCTGTGCGAGACGCTGTCGACCGTCGAGGGTCTCATGCAGGCACGGCCGCTCCTCGCGGCCGCCGACCTCGACCCACCGCCGGCGCTGTTCCGCGACGCCACCGTCGTCACCGCCGACGAGGACCGCCACGGCCCGGTCCGCTTTCTGGTCGATCTCCTGACGGACGCGACGGCGGTGTGTTCGGCCGGAGCCGTCTTCCGGGGTGACGTTCCGACGCCGGTCCGAGAGCGACTGCTGGACGACGACACGCTCCGGATGGAACTCCTCACGAGCCGGGAGACCGTCGACCGGATGCGCGCGTACCACGAGCCCGAACTGCGGACGCTCGTCTCCTCACCCCGGCACGACCTGCGGATCGCGGACGACTGCCGTGGGACGACGGTAGCCGTGGTCGACGCCGAAGGCGAGGAGACTGCCGTCCTCGTCTGCTACGACGAGACGGGCGAGCCGATCGGGCTCGCCCACGCGGCCGACCCCGCCAGCGTCGCCTGGGCGCGCGAACGGATCGAGCGGTCGTGGGAGGCGGCGTCCCCCGCGACCGAGGCGCTGGGCCAGTTCTGA
- a CDS encoding dodecin produces the protein MVYKKITLIGRSPESFDGAVDDAIDRANNTLDNVHWVEVDELGVEIASVADREYQAEVTVAFELEESA, from the coding sequence ATGGTGTACAAGAAGATCACGCTCATCGGGCGCAGTCCCGAGAGCTTCGACGGCGCCGTCGACGACGCGATCGACCGAGCGAACAACACCCTCGACAACGTCCACTGGGTAGAGGTCGACGAACTCGGCGTCGAGATCGCCTCCGTCGCCGACCGCGAGTACCAGGCCGAGGTCACGGTCGCCTTCGAACTCGAGGAGTCGGCGTAA
- a CDS encoding bifunctional metallophosphatase/5'-nucleotidase, producing the protein MPRLLQYSDVENVYDDPLRAGRLAGRLRSLAGPDALVVGTGDTAAPGVVALVERGRQALDLFAAVDTAVETFGNHDFDFGPEATLELVADADPTWVSANTGYDGGRFGAGAGVVPHTVELVDGARVGFFGVTDPATGSINPMAATVEFTDPIAAARDAVDALAGRTDHVVALSHLGAGDDALAAVDGVDVVLGGHVHSRRNESVDGTRCTRPGVNGEAVVEVDLEDGTARIHETADADPYEPLVDALRGRISAADLDEVVAHVDEPLVRDRATVFGGECRIGNFVADAYRWATDADVGLQNSGGIREGPPLGGDVTTGDLVSVVPFEEQVVVAEVTGAELRGIMAESDGSAVDFGDPDWWHTHVSGVELAVDDGSVESVRVGGDPLDPAATYTVGTSDYLLHTDHEFPTLDQHHRAGEVGIQYEVLWSYARANGVDAAVDSRIEK; encoded by the coding sequence ATGCCTCGGCTCCTCCAGTACTCCGACGTGGAAAACGTCTACGACGATCCCCTGCGTGCCGGCCGTCTCGCCGGCCGTCTCCGCTCGCTCGCCGGTCCCGACGCGCTCGTGGTCGGCACGGGCGACACGGCCGCACCGGGCGTCGTCGCGCTCGTCGAGCGCGGTCGGCAGGCGCTGGACCTCTTTGCCGCCGTCGACACCGCCGTCGAGACGTTCGGGAACCACGACTTCGACTTCGGCCCCGAGGCCACCCTCGAACTGGTGGCCGATGCCGACCCGACCTGGGTGAGCGCGAACACGGGGTACGACGGCGGGCGCTTCGGTGCCGGGGCGGGCGTCGTCCCCCACACCGTCGAACTGGTCGACGGTGCCCGCGTCGGCTTCTTCGGCGTCACCGACCCGGCGACGGGTTCGATCAACCCGATGGCCGCCACGGTCGAGTTCACCGATCCGATCGCGGCCGCGCGCGACGCCGTTGACGCGCTCGCCGGCCGGACCGACCACGTGGTCGCCCTCTCGCACCTCGGCGCGGGCGACGACGCCCTCGCCGCGGTCGACGGCGTCGACGTCGTCCTCGGGGGACACGTCCACAGCCGACGGAACGAGTCGGTGGACGGCACGCGCTGTACCCGTCCGGGGGTGAACGGCGAGGCCGTCGTCGAGGTCGACCTCGAAGACGGCACCGCGAGGATCCACGAGACCGCCGACGCCGACCCGTACGAGCCCCTGGTCGACGCGCTCCGCGGGCGGATCTCCGCCGCCGACCTCGACGAGGTCGTCGCCCACGTCGACGAGCCCTTGGTCAGAGACAGAGCGACCGTCTTCGGCGGCGAGTGCCGGATCGGCAACTTCGTCGCCGACGCGTACCGCTGGGCGACCGACGCGGACGTCGGCCTCCAGAACAGCGGCGGCATCCGCGAGGGGCCGCCGCTCGGCGGCGACGTCACCACCGGCGACCTGGTGAGCGTCGTCCCCTTCGAGGAACAGGTCGTCGTCGCGGAGGTGACGGGCGCGGAACTGCGGGGGATCATGGCCGAGTCCGACGGCTCGGCGGTTGATTTCGGCGACCCCGACTGGTGGCACACACACGTCAGCGGCGTCGAACTCGCCGTCGACGACGGCTCGGTCGAGTCGGTCCGGGTCGGTGGCGACCCCCTCGACCCCGCGGCGACGTACACGGTCGGCACGTCGGACTACCTCCTCCACACGGACCACGAGTTCCCCACGCTCGACCAGCACCACCGCGCGGGCGAGGTCGGCATCCAGTACGAGGTGCTCTGGTCGTACGCCCGTGCGAACGGGGTCGACGCCGCGGTCGACAGCCGCATCGAGAAGTGA
- a CDS encoding universal stress protein produces the protein MTRVVVPVRYPLTGPSEATLREAVRIARERDADLTVLHVDLYQDSRGVTRADLKRAAERAVGRVDRARYVVRRGFLVEETILEEVAAEGADIVVIGSQQASRWRQMVRRFLDDPDIETFLEEKLDCQVVTVRATG, from the coding sequence ATGACGCGCGTCGTGGTCCCGGTCAGGTACCCCCTGACTGGTCCCTCCGAAGCGACACTCCGCGAGGCCGTCCGTATCGCCAGAGAACGGGACGCGGACCTGACCGTACTGCACGTCGATCTGTATCAGGACTCTCGCGGGGTGACCCGCGCGGATCTCAAGCGTGCGGCCGAGCGCGCGGTCGGTCGCGTCGATCGCGCGCGCTACGTCGTCCGCCGCGGCTTCCTCGTCGAGGAGACCATCCTCGAAGAGGTCGCCGCCGAGGGTGCCGACATCGTCGTTATCGGCTCACAGCAGGCCTCGCGCTGGCGACAGATGGTCAGACGGTTCCTCGACGACCCCGACATCGAGACGTTCCTCGAGGAGAAACTCGACTGTCAGGTCGTCACCGTCCGGGCCACCGGCTGA
- the larC gene encoding nickel pincer cofactor biosynthesis protein LarC: MRTLAFDGRTGASGDMLLGALVAAGADPARLAPVEEALDVRFRVTETTKNGIRATSVDVRPPNADCDEAESDPAPRSRSDDASDGQEHDRGPDSSQGHGHDSSHGHTHGHGHDGDHDHGDGHDHGDESGGSAEGAGPHRTYAEVLGVVAGMGLDEAVETRARSAFRRLGEAEAAVHGTDLDETHFHEVGADDAIADVVGCCLLLADLDVDRVVTTPVAAGGGIVRMGHGSYPVPAPAVVEIAGDADWSLRGGPLERELLTPTGAALLAEFADGVDALPPLTVRTSGYGAGRKSFDEHPNVLRAIVGDGTGRLVRDEITVLETNLDDAAPEVLGGLHESLADAGARDVSILPATMKKSRPGHLVKVVTRPEDAERVAHRLAVETGTLGVREHGAGHRWVADRAFETVTLDVAGEAYDVPVKIASTADGAVYDVSAEYDDAAAVARETDLPVREVLRRAEAAAGDRLETGGDRE; the protein is encoded by the coding sequence ATGCGAACCCTCGCCTTCGACGGCCGGACCGGTGCCAGCGGCGACATGCTCCTCGGCGCGCTGGTCGCCGCCGGCGCCGACCCCGCACGCCTGGCCCCCGTCGAGGAGGCGCTCGACGTCCGCTTTCGCGTGACGGAGACCACGAAAAACGGGATCCGAGCGACCTCGGTCGACGTCCGTCCCCCGAACGCGGACTGCGACGAGGCGGAGTCCGACCCGGCCCCACGGAGCCGTAGCGACGACGCGAGCGACGGACAGGAACACGACCGCGGTCCCGATAGCAGTCAGGGCCACGGTCACGATAGCAGTCACGGCCATACTCACGGCCACGGTCACGACGGCGATCACGACCATGGGGACGGCCACGACCACGGAGACGAGTCGGGTGGGTCGGCCGAGGGCGCGGGTCCACACCGCACCTACGCCGAGGTGCTCGGGGTCGTCGCCGGCATGGGTCTCGACGAGGCGGTCGAGACGCGGGCGCGGTCGGCGTTCCGTCGACTGGGCGAGGCCGAGGCGGCCGTCCACGGGACCGATCTCGACGAGACGCACTTCCACGAGGTCGGTGCCGACGACGCCATCGCCGACGTCGTCGGCTGCTGTCTCCTCCTCGCGGATCTCGACGTCGACCGCGTGGTCACGACGCCGGTCGCCGCCGGCGGCGGCATCGTCCGGATGGGCCACGGGAGCTACCCCGTGCCCGCGCCGGCGGTCGTTGAGATCGCCGGCGACGCCGACTGGTCGCTCCGCGGCGGTCCGCTGGAGCGCGAACTCCTCACCCCGACGGGCGCGGCGCTTCTGGCCGAGTTCGCCGACGGCGTCGACGCGCTTCCGCCCCTGACGGTCCGCACGTCGGGGTACGGTGCCGGGAGGAAGTCGTTCGACGAGCACCCGAACGTCCTCCGGGCGATCGTCGGTGACGGCACTGGCCGACTGGTGCGCGACGAGATCACCGTCTTGGAGACGAACCTCGACGACGCCGCCCCGGAGGTGCTCGGCGGGTTGCACGAGTCGCTCGCCGACGCCGGCGCGCGCGACGTCTCGATCCTCCCGGCGACGATGAAGAAGTCCCGGCCGGGCCACTTGGTCAAGGTCGTCACCAGACCCGAGGACGCCGAACGGGTCGCCCACCGGCTCGCCGTCGAGACCGGGACGCTGGGCGTCCGCGAACACGGGGCGGGCCACCGCTGGGTCGCCGACCGCGCCTTCGAGACCGTGACGCTCGACGTGGCGGGGGAGGCGTACGACGTTCCGGTCAAGATCGCCTCGACGGCCGACGGCGCGGTGTACGACGTCAGCGCGGAGTACGACGACGCGGCGGCCGTCGCCCGCGAGACCGACCTGCCCGTCAGAGAAGTGCTCCGGCGGGCCGAAGCCGCCGCCGGCGACCGCCTGGAGACGGGGGGTGACCGGGAGTGA
- a CDS encoding CDC48 family AAA ATPase, whose translation MNEVQLEVAKAYPNDSGRGIARLDPDTLLHLKLSPGDIIEIEGGETTAAKVWRADRQDWNTDTVRIDGFTRQNADVGIGERVTIRKAEAKKADTLVLAPPEEASVQFGSDAAGMVKRQILKRPVVERDIVPVMSSTNHPFMRSPGQAIPLIAVETEPDGVCLITEDTDVELREEPISGFEKTGGGITYEDIGGLQNEIQRVREMVELPMKHPQIFKKLGIEPPQGVLLHGPPGTGKTLLAKAVANETSASFFSIAGPEIISKYYGESEQQLREIFEDANEEAPSIIFIDELDSIAPKREDVTGEVERRVVAQLLTMMDGLETRGQVIVIAATNRVDSVDPALRRPGRFDREIEIGVPDEEGRKEILQIHTRGMPLSDDVSLDMLADETHGFVGADIESLTKEAAMKALRRYLPEIDLDEEDIPPSLIDRMIVKRADFNGALGEVEPSAMREVLVELPKISWDDVGGLEAAKQQVEESIEWPLRERDRFERMGIEPPKGVLLYGPPGTGKTLIAKAVANETNANFISVRGPQLLSKWVGESEKAIRQTFRKARQVSPTVIFFDELDALAPSRGQEMGNNVSERVVNQLLTELDGLEDMGDVMVIGATNRPDMIDPALIRSGRFDRLVLVGEPSEEGREEILKIHTGTSPLAPDVSLREIAEITEGYVGSDLESIAREAAIEALRENTEADEIEMRHFRKALESVRPTITDDLMDYYERMQDEFKGGGRESFAERRDGRIGFQ comes from the coding sequence ATGAACGAAGTGCAACTCGAAGTGGCGAAGGCGTACCCGAACGACTCGGGGCGCGGTATCGCCCGTCTCGACCCGGACACGTTGCTCCATCTCAAACTCTCGCCGGGTGACATCATCGAGATCGAAGGTGGTGAGACCACGGCGGCGAAGGTGTGGCGTGCGGACCGGCAGGACTGGAACACGGACACCGTCAGGATCGACGGCTTCACGCGGCAGAACGCGGACGTCGGTATCGGCGAACGCGTGACGATCCGGAAGGCGGAGGCGAAGAAGGCGGACACACTCGTCCTCGCACCCCCCGAGGAGGCGTCGGTGCAGTTCGGCTCCGACGCCGCCGGGATGGTGAAACGGCAGATCCTCAAGCGGCCGGTCGTCGAACGCGACATCGTCCCGGTGATGAGTTCGACGAACCACCCGTTCATGCGGTCGCCCGGGCAGGCGATCCCGCTGATCGCCGTCGAAACCGAGCCCGACGGCGTCTGTCTCATCACCGAGGACACCGACGTCGAACTCCGCGAAGAACCCATCTCGGGCTTCGAAAAGACCGGCGGCGGTATCACCTACGAGGACATCGGTGGCCTGCAGAACGAGATCCAGCGTGTGCGGGAGATGGTCGAACTCCCGATGAAGCACCCGCAGATCTTCAAGAAGCTCGGCATCGAGCCGCCGCAGGGTGTGCTCTTGCACGGGCCCCCGGGGACCGGGAAGACGCTCCTGGCGAAGGCCGTCGCCAACGAGACTTCCGCCAGCTTCTTCTCCATCGCCGGCCCCGAGATCATCTCGAAGTACTACGGAGAGTCTGAACAACAGCTGCGAGAGATCTTCGAGGACGCCAATGAGGAGGCTCCCTCGATCATCTTCATCGACGAACTCGACTCGATCGCGCCTAAACGCGAGGACGTCACCGGCGAGGTCGAACGCCGGGTCGTCGCCCAGTTGTTGACGATGATGGACGGCCTCGAAACGAGGGGGCAGGTCATCGTCATCGCCGCGACCAACAGAGTGGACTCTGTCGACCCCGCGCTCCGCCGGCCGGGTCGGTTCGACCGCGAGATCGAGATCGGTGTCCCCGACGAGGAGGGACGGAAAGAGATCCTTCAGATCCACACCCGCGGGATGCCGCTCAGCGACGACGTAAGCCTCGACATGCTGGCGGACGAGACTCACGGCTTCGTCGGCGCCGACATCGAGTCCCTGACCAAGGAGGCCGCGATGAAGGCCCTCAGGCGGTACCTCCCCGAGATCGACCTCGACGAGGAGGACATCCCGCCGTCGCTCATCGACCGGATGATCGTCAAGCGCGCGGACTTCAACGGCGCGCTCGGCGAGGTCGAGCCGTCGGCGATGCGCGAGGTCCTGGTCGAGTTGCCGAAGATCTCGTGGGACGACGTCGGCGGCCTCGAGGCGGCGAAACAGCAGGTCGAAGAGTCGATCGAGTGGCCGTTGCGCGAACGCGACCGGTTCGAGCGCATGGGCATCGAGCCGCCGAAGGGCGTCCTCCTGTACGGTCCGCCGGGGACGGGCAAGACGCTCATCGCCAAGGCGGTGGCCAACGAGACGAACGCCAACTTCATTTCCGTCAGGGGTCCCCAGCTCCTGTCGAAGTGGGTCGGCGAGTCGGAGAAGGCCATCAGGCAGACGTTCCGCAAGGCGCGGCAGGTGTCGCCGACGGTCATCTTCTTCGACGAACTCGACGCGCTCGCGCCGTCGCGCGGCCAGGAGATGGGGAACAACGTCTCCGAACGCGTCGTCAACCAGCTGTTGACCGAACTGGACGGTCTCGAAGACATGGGCGACGTGATGGTCATCGGGGCGACCAACAGACCTGACATGATCGACCCGGCGCTCATCCGGTCGGGGCGGTTCGACCGGCTCGTCCTCGTCGGCGAGCCCAGCGAGGAGGGGCGCGAGGAGATCCTCAAGATCCACACGGGCACGAGCCCGCTCGCGCCCGACGTCAGCCTCCGCGAGATCGCCGAGATCACCGAGGGGTACGTCGGGTCGGACCTCGAGTCGATCGCGCGCGAGGCGGCGATCGAGGCGCTCCGGGAGAACACCGAGGCCGACGAGATCGAGATGCGCCACTTCCGCAAGGCCCTGGAGTCGGTGCGGCCGACAATCACCGACGACCTGATGGACTACTACGAGCGGATGCAGGACGAGTTCAAAGGCGGCGGTCGCGAGTCGTTCGCCGAGCGCCGCGACGGCCGGATCGGCTTCCAGTAG
- a CDS encoding PstS family phosphate ABC transporter substrate-binding protein — protein MTDDRNRLSDRVSRRKFIATTGAVGAAGLAGCSGQSDSGGDGGSGGDSGGADTESSGGESMEGETASSSSSSSTSLLTAEGSSTVYPISNKGSSYWNSNAPPSDGEYWGSNSESTVPGWDEIQTDMLIADYYAQQFGFEPTEQRSSPPFPTTVGLSHSGTGCEAVVDGLVDIGNSSGPITAELDWSEEKRDSTVVDHVVGRDGQPVVVSSDVIEAGVSQLTGEQVRQIYQGEVSNWSELEGIDYDKEIYVIARAEGSGTDTSFRLNMLGDADAPMEVDTRQGQNQQVAQLVSQNEGAIAYMALAFTSETVVPIGIDFDGTLYEPDRDAENTIFDSDYPLNRDLHMYTLIEDSNPNGGGTDAREAAFLNMFLGTFGQTVFVEQNNYIPLPTSDIESERQKLEPLMA, from the coding sequence ATGACGGACGACCGCAATCGTCTGAGTGACCGGGTATCGCGGCGTAAGTTCATTGCGACGACCGGAGCTGTCGGGGCAGCGGGCCTCGCGGGCTGTAGTGGGCAGTCGGATTCGGGTGGCGACGGCGGCAGTGGCGGCGACAGTGGCGGTGCGGACACGGAAAGTAGCGGCGGAGAGTCGATGGAGGGCGAGACGGCGTCGAGCTCGAGTTCGTCGAGCACGTCGCTGCTCACCGCCGAGGGCTCTTCAACGGTGTACCCCATCTCGAACAAGGGGAGCTCCTACTGGAACTCCAACGCGCCGCCGAGCGACGGCGAGTACTGGGGCTCGAACTCCGAGAGCACCGTCCCCGGCTGGGACGAGATCCAGACGGACATGCTCATCGCGGACTACTACGCCCAGCAGTTCGGCTTCGAGCCGACCGAGCAGCGCTCCTCGCCGCCCTTCCCGACGACGGTCGGCCTGAGCCACTCGGGGACCGGCTGTGAGGCCGTCGTCGACGGCCTGGTCGACATCGGTAACTCCTCCGGCCCCATCACGGCCGAGCTCGACTGGAGCGAGGAGAAGCGTGACAGCACCGTCGTCGACCACGTCGTTGGCCGCGACGGCCAGCCGGTCGTCGTCAGCTCCGACGTCATCGAGGCCGGTGTCAGTCAGCTCACCGGCGAGCAGGTCCGCCAGATCTACCAGGGCGAGGTCAGCAACTGGAGCGAGCTCGAGGGCATCGACTACGACAAGGAGATCTACGTGATCGCCCGTGCCGAGGGCTCGGGGACTGACACCTCGTTCCGTCTCAACATGCTCGGCGACGCCGACGCGCCGATGGAGGTCGACACCCGCCAGGGCCAGAACCAGCAGGTCGCTCAGCTCGTCTCCCAGAACGAGGGTGCAATCGCGTACATGGCGCTGGCGTTCACCAGCGAGACGGTCGTCCCGATCGGCATTGATTTCGATGGGACGCTGTACGAGCCAGACCGTGACGCGGAGAACACCATCTTCGACAGCGACTACCCGCTCAACCGCGACCTCCACATGTACACGCTGATTGAGGACTCGAACCCCAACGGCGGCGGCACGGACGCCCGTGAGGCCGCGTTCCTCAACATGTTCCTCGGCACGTTCGGCCAGACCGTCTTCGTCGAGCAGAACAACTACATCCCGCTTCCGACGAGCGACATCGAGAGCGAGCGGCAGAAGCTCGAACCGCTGATGGCCTGA
- the pstC gene encoding phosphate ABC transporter permease subunit PstC has translation MASVTEQDGTDLLAAARRRLGRGRDFVEETEPGALATVAVIALSLLATFVGFLVVSSLTVAPFAVFVAASGYGWLRHQEETALVLTLTTTMSTLLILGLIIVFIFIEAVPVVQYETATVFGVGVPGLRLFVETRWDAVSSPIRYSMVPMIHGTVMVTVIATAVAAPLGVAAALFLSEIAPAVVREFVKPGVEILAGIPSIVYGFIGFTILSPWASDQFELTGQGTYLFVGIVVGLMALPTVVSVAEDALSSVPESMKSGSLAMGTTDWQTMTSITLPAAFSGVSAAVLLGVGRAIGETMAATVMLRGVPRLTEPLANVFYGQETLTSLIARNYGEADGLQMDALFAAGVILFITVLVISIGAQYIEWRMRRKLGGDA, from the coding sequence ATGGCATCAGTCACAGAACAGGACGGTACCGATCTGCTGGCGGCGGCGCGACGCCGACTCGGCCGGGGACGCGACTTCGTCGAGGAGACGGAGCCGGGGGCGCTCGCCACCGTCGCAGTGATAGCACTCTCGCTGTTGGCCACGTTCGTCGGCTTCCTCGTCGTCTCGTCGCTGACGGTCGCCCCGTTCGCCGTCTTCGTCGCCGCGTCGGGGTACGGCTGGCTCCGCCACCAGGAGGAGACCGCGCTCGTGTTGACCCTGACGACCACGATGTCGACGCTGTTGATCCTCGGGCTCATCATCGTCTTCATCTTCATCGAGGCGGTTCCGGTGGTGCAGTACGAGACCGCCACCGTCTTCGGCGTGGGCGTTCCCGGCCTGCGGCTGTTCGTCGAGACTCGGTGGGACGCCGTCTCGAGCCCGATCCGGTACTCGATGGTCCCGATGATCCACGGGACCGTGATGGTGACGGTCATCGCCACGGCCGTGGCGGCACCGCTCGGGGTCGCGGCAGCGCTGTTCCTCTCGGAGATCGCCCCCGCGGTCGTACGCGAGTTCGTCAAGCCCGGCGTCGAGATCCTGGCCGGGATCCCCTCCATCGTCTACGGCTTCATCGGCTTTACCATCCTCAGCCCGTGGGCCTCCGACCAGTTCGAGCTCACCGGCCAGGGCACGTACCTCTTCGTCGGGATCGTCGTCGGCCTGATGGCGCTCCCGACGGTCGTGTCGGTCGCCGAGGACGCCCTCTCGTCGGTCCCCGAGTCGATGAAGAGCGGCTCGCTGGCGATGGGAACGACCGACTGGCAGACCATGACGTCGATCACGCTGCCGGCGGCGTTCTCCGGCGTCTCGGCCGCGGTCCTGCTCGGGGTGGGGCGCGCCATCGGCGAGACGATGGCCGCCACGGTGATGCTCAGGGGGGTCCCGCGGCTCACGGAGCCGCTGGCGAACGTCTTCTACGGCCAGGAGACGCTCACCTCGCTCATCGCCCGCAACTACGGCGAGGCGGACGGCCTGCAGATGGACGCGCTGTTCGCCGCCGGGGTGATCCTCTTCATCACCGTCTTGGTCATCTCGATCGGCGCGCAGTACATCGAGTGGCGGATGCGCCGCAAGCTGGGAGGTGACGCCTGA